A DNA window from Caulobacter mirabilis contains the following coding sequences:
- a CDS encoding DUF484 family protein, with amino-acid sequence MSEAKRKESATEELRRVLRAHPHVIRDDVELLADLGLRVDAANLVDFGPAALARVNAAHKRESKVRKQLEATARANFAAQAQTHAAVIDMLEARNLSDLARRVDEMAALRFGLVGAVIAIEGPERTPAGWHALVEGQTDLILGPQRLHRMGFHAPARGLFGAKADEVRSMAMVRLAIWEPARQGVLAFGSPDAEGFTKDMGAELVAFLARVLERTAERWPVL; translated from the coding sequence ATGAGTGAGGCGAAGCGCAAGGAATCGGCGACGGAAGAGCTCCGCCGCGTTCTGCGGGCCCATCCGCACGTCATCCGGGACGACGTCGAGCTGCTGGCCGACCTGGGCCTGCGGGTGGACGCCGCCAATCTCGTCGACTTCGGGCCGGCGGCGCTGGCCCGCGTCAACGCCGCCCACAAGCGCGAATCGAAGGTCCGCAAGCAGCTCGAGGCTACGGCGCGGGCCAACTTCGCCGCCCAGGCCCAGACCCATGCGGCGGTCATCGACATGCTGGAGGCCCGCAACCTCTCGGACCTCGCCCGCCGGGTGGACGAGATGGCGGCGCTGCGGTTCGGGCTGGTCGGGGCGGTGATCGCCATCGAGGGGCCGGAGCGGACGCCCGCCGGCTGGCACGCCCTGGTCGAGGGGCAGACCGACCTGATCCTGGGCCCGCAGCGCCTGCATCGCATGGGCTTCCACGCCCCGGCCCGGGGCCTGTTCGGCGCCAAGGCGGACGAGGTCCGCTCGATGGCCATGGTCCGGCTGGCGATCTGGGAGCCGGCGCGCCAGGGCGTTCTGGCCTTCGGCTCGCCGGACGCGGAGGGGTTCACCAAGGACATGGGCGCCGAGCTGGTCGCCTTCCTGGCTCGGGTGCTTGAACGGACGGCGGAGCGATGGCCGGTGCTGTGA
- the fsa gene encoding fructose-6-phosphate aldolase: MQLFLDTTDTAVLKDLVATGLVDGVTTNPTLIAKSGRPMAEVIAEICDLVEGPVSAEAVAVDAEGMLAEGRKLAGIAPNVVVKVPLTRAGLIATAEFAREGIQTNVTLCFSAAQALLAAKAGATYVSPFIGRLDDQTNGSGIELIQTIRTVYDNYGFDTEILAASIRTAAHVTESALAGADCATLPPAVFESLFKHPLTETGLQQFLSDWAKTGQSIL, from the coding sequence ATGCAGCTGTTTCTCGACACCACCGACACCGCCGTCCTGAAGGACCTCGTCGCCACCGGCCTGGTCGACGGCGTGACCACCAACCCGACTCTGATCGCCAAGTCCGGCCGGCCGATGGCCGAGGTCATCGCCGAAATCTGCGATCTCGTCGAGGGGCCGGTCAGCGCCGAGGCCGTTGCTGTCGACGCCGAGGGCATGCTGGCGGAAGGGCGCAAGCTGGCGGGCATCGCCCCCAATGTGGTGGTCAAGGTGCCGCTGACCAGGGCCGGCCTGATCGCGACCGCCGAGTTCGCCCGCGAAGGCATCCAGACCAACGTCACCCTGTGCTTCTCGGCCGCCCAGGCGCTGTTGGCCGCCAAGGCCGGCGCGACCTACGTCTCGCCCTTCATCGGCCGCCTGGACGACCAGACCAACGGTTCGGGGATCGAGCTGATCCAGACGATCCGCACCGTCTACGACAACTACGGCTTCGACACCGAAATCCTGGCCGCTTCGATCCGCACGGCCGCGCATGTGACCGAATCCGCCCTCGCCGGGGCCGACTGCGCGACCCTGCCGCCGGCGGTCTTCGAGTCCCTCTTCAAGCACCCGTTAACCGAGACGGGGCTTCAACAGTTCCTGAGCGACTGGGCGAAGACCGGCCAGTCGATTCTGTAG
- a CDS encoding primosomal protein N' — protein MTRIASILLPMPLPEAFDYAEPEGMELAIGDHVAVPLGPRTARGVVSALREGAGGNRPLKPVLEKLDDPALPEGTLRFVEWAARYSVDVPGQPLAMALRGLRAPRPKPARLLEATGQAPGRMTPAREKAIAAAAEGPLPPSDLAAKAGVSAGVIKGLVDEGALAVRLETPDIRFDDLDLASPGPVLNPGQRAAADVLVEMVHAGGFQSALLDGVTGSGKTEVYLEAVAAALAADPTAQVLVLLPEIALTQAVLTRFQARFGGMPAEWHSAVPPPRRRQVWEGVASGKARIVVGARSALFLPYANLKLIIVDEEHDGSFKQEEGFIYQARDLAVARAHLEKCAVVLASATPSLETLWNAGQGRYRWLRLAARHGASQLPDVELIDMRETPPETGRWLSPPLVRAMAETFERGEQTLLFLNRRGYAPLVLCRACGERMKAPDTDSWLVEHRYTGRLVCHLTGFSMPRPDKCPHCGAQDSLVSIGPGVERVEEEVRSLFPQARVAVFSSDTVFDAEGARTLVATMAAGEIDVLVATQAAAKGHDFPNLTLVGVVDADLGLRGGDLRAGERTFQLLAQASGRAGRRERPGRALLQTYAPEHAVMQALKDQDRDAFVEAEMMGRELAALPPFGRLAAIIVSGPDPAALETYVRNLASVAPNAEGVDIFGPADAPLALVRGRRRKRFLVRADRTVDLQGFLAAWRARARPPGQIRVTLDVDPYSFL, from the coding sequence GTGACGCGCATCGCCTCCATCCTTCTGCCCATGCCCCTGCCCGAGGCGTTCGACTATGCCGAGCCGGAGGGCATGGAGCTGGCCATCGGCGACCATGTCGCCGTGCCCCTGGGCCCGCGGACGGCGCGGGGCGTGGTCAGCGCCCTGCGCGAGGGCGCGGGCGGCAACCGGCCGCTGAAGCCGGTGCTGGAGAAGCTCGACGATCCGGCCCTGCCGGAGGGCACGCTGCGCTTCGTCGAATGGGCGGCGCGCTATTCCGTCGATGTTCCCGGACAGCCGCTGGCCATGGCCCTGCGCGGCCTGAGGGCGCCCCGGCCCAAGCCAGCCAGGCTGCTGGAAGCCACGGGCCAGGCGCCTGGACGGATGACGCCGGCGCGGGAGAAGGCGATCGCAGCCGCCGCCGAAGGGCCGCTGCCCCCGAGCGACCTGGCCGCCAAGGCGGGCGTGTCGGCGGGCGTGATCAAGGGGCTGGTCGACGAGGGCGCGCTGGCCGTGCGGCTGGAGACGCCGGACATCCGCTTCGACGACCTCGACCTGGCCTCGCCGGGCCCCGTCCTGAACCCCGGCCAGCGCGCGGCCGCCGATGTGCTGGTCGAGATGGTCCACGCCGGCGGCTTCCAGTCGGCGCTGCTCGACGGGGTGACCGGCTCGGGCAAGACCGAGGTCTATCTGGAGGCCGTCGCCGCGGCCCTGGCGGCCGATCCGACCGCCCAGGTGCTGGTGCTGCTGCCTGAGATCGCCCTGACCCAGGCGGTGCTGACCCGCTTCCAGGCCCGGTTCGGCGGGATGCCGGCGGAATGGCACTCGGCCGTGCCGCCGCCCCGCCGGCGGCAGGTGTGGGAGGGCGTCGCCTCCGGCAAGGCGCGGATCGTCGTCGGCGCACGCTCGGCGCTGTTCCTGCCCTACGCCAACCTCAAGCTGATCATCGTCGACGAGGAGCACGACGGCTCGTTCAAGCAGGAAGAGGGCTTCATCTACCAGGCCCGCGACCTGGCCGTGGCCCGGGCGCATCTTGAGAAATGCGCCGTCGTCCTGGCCTCGGCGACGCCGTCGCTGGAGACGCTGTGGAACGCCGGCCAGGGCCGCTATCGCTGGCTGAGGCTGGCGGCGCGGCACGGGGCGTCGCAGCTGCCGGACGTCGAGCTGATCGACATGCGCGAGACCCCGCCGGAGACCGGCCGCTGGCTGTCGCCGCCGCTGGTCCGGGCCATGGCCGAGACCTTCGAGCGCGGCGAGCAGACGCTGCTCTTCCTCAACCGCCGGGGCTATGCGCCGCTGGTCCTCTGCCGCGCCTGCGGCGAGCGGATGAAGGCGCCGGACACCGACAGCTGGCTGGTCGAGCACCGGTACACCGGCCGCCTGGTCTGCCACCTGACCGGCTTCTCGATGCCGCGCCCGGACAAATGTCCTCACTGCGGGGCCCAGGACAGCCTGGTCTCGATCGGGCCAGGCGTGGAGCGGGTCGAGGAGGAGGTGCGGTCGCTGTTCCCGCAGGCGCGGGTGGCCGTCTTCTCGTCCGACACCGTGTTCGACGCCGAGGGCGCGCGGACACTGGTCGCGACCATGGCGGCCGGCGAGATCGACGTGCTGGTGGCCACCCAGGCCGCGGCCAAGGGCCACGACTTCCCGAACCTGACCCTCGTGGGCGTGGTCGACGCCGATCTCGGCCTGCGCGGCGGCGACCTGCGGGCCGGCGAGCGGACCTTCCAGCTGTTGGCCCAGGCCAGCGGACGGGCCGGGCGTCGCGAACGCCCCGGCCGAGCCCTGCTGCAGACCTACGCGCCCGAGCATGCGGTGATGCAGGCCCTGAAGGACCAGGATCGCGACGCCTTCGTTGAGGCGGAGATGATGGGGCGGGAGCTGGCCGCCCTGCCGCCGTTCGGACGGCTGGCGGCGATCATCGTGTCGGGGCCCGACCCGGCGGCGCTGGAGACCTACGTCCGCAACCTGGCTTCGGTCGCGCCCAACGCCGAGGGGGTGGACATCTTCGGCCCAGCCGACGCGCCGCTGGCGCTGGTGCGCGGACGGCGGCGCAAGCGGTTCCTGGTCCGGGCCGACCGCACGGTCGACCTGCAGGGCTTCCTCGCCGCCTGGCGCGCCCGCGCTCGGCCGCCGGGCCAGATCCGCGTCACCCTGGACGTCGACCCCTACAGCTTTCTCTGA
- a CDS encoding TerC family protein, whose protein sequence is MDSLLQLAADPAVWAALVTLVVMEVVLGIDNLVFISILSNKLPEHQRQSARRIGLSLALIMRIALLFSIAWLVGLTKPVFDLGFHGAVGAHGEPTFDTAFSWRDLILIAGGLFLLWKATKEIHHSVDPAPTGDVMDTSKAVISNFGSAIFQIIMLDLVFSIDSILTAVGMTDHVPVMIVAVVIAVAVMFLAADPLANFINNNPTVVMLALGFLLMIGLVLIADGFGVHVPKGYIYAAMAFSALVEGLNMWSRANHAKKAKQAADGEAKGD, encoded by the coding sequence ATGGACAGCTTGTTGCAGCTCGCCGCCGACCCCGCCGTATGGGCGGCGCTCGTCACCCTTGTGGTGATGGAGGTCGTACTCGGCATCGATAATCTCGTCTTCATCTCCATCCTCTCGAACAAGCTGCCCGAGCATCAACGCCAGAGCGCGCGCCGGATCGGCCTGTCGCTGGCGCTGATCATGCGCATCGCGCTGCTGTTCTCGATCGCGTGGCTGGTCGGTCTGACCAAGCCGGTGTTCGACCTGGGCTTCCACGGCGCCGTCGGCGCGCACGGCGAGCCGACCTTCGACACCGCCTTCTCCTGGCGGGACCTGATCCTGATCGCGGGCGGTCTGTTCCTGCTCTGGAAGGCGACCAAGGAAATCCACCACAGCGTGGATCCCGCCCCGACCGGCGACGTGATGGACACCAGCAAGGCGGTGATCTCGAATTTCGGCTCGGCGATCTTCCAGATCATCATGCTGGACTTGGTGTTCTCGATCGACTCGATCCTGACCGCCGTCGGCATGACCGATCACGTGCCGGTCATGATCGTGGCCGTCGTCATCGCCGTGGCGGTGATGTTCCTGGCCGCCGATCCGCTGGCCAACTTCATCAACAACAACCCCACCGTGGTCATGCTGGCCCTGGGCTTCCTGCTGATGATCGGCCTGGTGCTGATCGCCGACGGCTTCGGCGTCCACGTGCCCAAGGGCTACATCTACGCCGCCATGGCCTTCTCGGCTCTGGTCGAGGGCCTGAACATGTGGTCTCGCGCCAACCACGCGAAGAAGGCCAAACAGGCCGCCGACGGCGAGGCCAAGGGCGACTAG
- a CDS encoding acyltransferase family protein — MQDAADIRPLTSLRFFAALWVVLFHYWPKLDVGFSPAFVEKGYLGVELFFTLSGFILCHVYLTAFGEGRFKYGDFLWNRLARVYPLHLATLLGMIGLGVVAGLAGFGVDANILDWRSLPANLLLLQAWGLAPSAAFNHPSWSISAEWFAYLTFPAFAFIAWKLRRRPWLLAGLTLAAIATLYPTFQALTGKSLTQATIAWGALRIVPCFALGCAMHSLWKSGAVKSVAQAAVGALISGAAVVAATVLGAPDLVAVAFFGVLILSLAGLAQHGSRFASQSGFVYLGEISYSTYMICVPWKIVFVNAAAKFLNLTDEKLPLGLWIIFIASVVPLSAASYHLIEKPARARMKLMAEAWRTRRATTVAA; from the coding sequence ATGCAGGACGCCGCCGACATCCGTCCGCTGACATCGCTGCGCTTCTTCGCGGCGCTCTGGGTGGTGCTGTTCCACTACTGGCCCAAGCTGGACGTGGGATTCTCGCCGGCCTTCGTCGAGAAGGGCTACCTGGGGGTCGAGCTGTTCTTCACCCTGTCGGGCTTCATTCTCTGTCACGTCTACCTGACCGCCTTCGGCGAGGGCCGGTTCAAGTACGGCGACTTCCTGTGGAATCGGCTCGCGCGGGTCTATCCGCTGCACCTGGCCACGCTGCTGGGCATGATCGGCCTAGGCGTCGTCGCCGGGCTGGCGGGCTTCGGCGTCGACGCCAACATTCTCGACTGGCGCTCGCTGCCGGCCAACCTGCTGCTGCTGCAGGCCTGGGGCCTGGCGCCGTCGGCGGCCTTCAACCACCCGTCCTGGTCGATCTCGGCGGAGTGGTTCGCCTACCTGACCTTCCCGGCCTTCGCCTTCATCGCCTGGAAGCTGCGCAGGCGGCCCTGGCTGCTGGCCGGCCTGACCCTGGCGGCGATCGCGACTCTTTATCCGACCTTCCAGGCCCTGACCGGCAAGTCGCTGACCCAGGCCACCATCGCCTGGGGCGCGCTGCGGATCGTTCCCTGCTTCGCCCTCGGCTGCGCCATGCACAGCCTGTGGAAATCCGGCGCGGTCAAGAGCGTCGCCCAGGCCGCCGTCGGCGCCCTGATTTCAGGCGCCGCCGTGGTCGCGGCGACCGTTCTGGGGGCGCCGGACCTGGTCGCGGTGGCCTTCTTCGGAGTGCTGATCCTGTCGCTGGCGGGCCTTGCCCAGCACGGCTCGCGCTTCGCCTCGCAGTCGGGCTTCGTCTACCTGGGCGAGATCAGCTACTCGACTTACATGATCTGCGTTCCGTGGAAGATCGTCTTCGTGAACGCCGCGGCGAAATTCTTGAATCTGACCGATGAAAAGCTGCCGCTCGGGCTGTGGATAATCTTTATCGCCAGCGTCGTTCCACTGTCGGCCGCCTCGTATCATCTGATCGAAAAGCCCGCCCGCGCCCGCATGAAACTCATGGCGGAAGCCTGGCGGACTCGACGGGCGACCACCGTCGCCGCGTGA
- a CDS encoding CHAP domain-containing protein, producing the protein MRQRTRALLGSLAAAAVMSLAPTANALADNYWQCVPFARLLSGIQIYGDARTWWGQAVGKYETGRDPRLGAVLAFKPTGKMQLGHVAVVSHVLTDRVIQITHANWSRIGGARGQIERDVTVIDVSPLGDWSQVKVWYDPIRDIGTSTYPTHGFIYQNAQAQRLAQTDPRYWSNQGIQLARAAANQAVNGVNPLPSPMGVLNQAADATDRIAALIQAATSQGQTASAATVPATTEGDN; encoded by the coding sequence ATGCGTCAACGGACGAGAGCCCTGCTGGGTTCCCTGGCCGCCGCAGCGGTGATGAGCCTTGCGCCCACGGCGAATGCTCTGGCCGATAACTATTGGCAGTGCGTGCCCTTCGCCCGGCTTCTGTCGGGCATCCAGATCTATGGCGACGCCAGGACCTGGTGGGGACAGGCCGTCGGCAAGTACGAAACCGGCCGCGACCCGCGGCTGGGCGCCGTGCTGGCCTTCAAACCGACCGGCAAGATGCAGCTCGGCCATGTCGCCGTCGTCAGCCATGTGCTGACCGACCGCGTCATCCAGATCACCCACGCCAACTGGTCCCGAATCGGCGGCGCCCGCGGTCAGATCGAACGCGACGTGACCGTGATCGACGTCTCCCCGTTGGGCGACTGGTCGCAGGTGAAGGTCTGGTACGACCCCATCCGCGATATCGGCACCTCGACCTATCCGACGCACGGCTTCATCTATCAGAACGCCCAGGCTCAGCGCCTCGCCCAGACGGATCCGCGCTACTGGTCGAACCAGGGCATCCAGCTGGCCCGCGCCGCCGCCAACCAGGCGGTCAACGGCGTCAATCCGCTGCCTTCGCCGATGGGCGTCCTGAACCAGGCCGCCGACGCCACCGACCGGATCGCCGCCCTGATCCAGGCCGCGACCAGCCAGGGCCAGACCGCCTCGGCCGCGACCGTCCCGGCGACGACCGAAGGCGACAACTGA
- a CDS encoding magnesium transporter CorA family protein — MLRVLRTAGRGLQDIEAVGPDWTLPPDAAWIDLNNPTRDEELAAERVLGLQLPTREEMAEIEVSSRLYQEDGATFMTAFVLVGADDQAPALQPVTFVLAKGIVTTIRYIEPKAFKAYAAQAIRDPEFCLSGAGAFLGLLDALVDRIADILEKTSADVEEISHDIFIPTRKGGFKPILRRLGHSQSLAAKARSSLVSLGRLVSFASLSGDVASARDHRDRLRTLQRDVQSLTDHSAYLTENVTFLLDSATALINTDQNEIMKLFSVWAVVLMPPTLIGSIYGMNFEHMPELHWILGYPMALLAMIIAMAVPLYLFRRRGWL, encoded by the coding sequence ATGCTCAGGGTGCTTCGAACGGCTGGCCGCGGGCTGCAGGACATCGAGGCCGTCGGCCCCGACTGGACCCTGCCGCCGGACGCCGCCTGGATCGACCTGAACAATCCCACGCGTGACGAAGAACTCGCCGCCGAGCGCGTCCTTGGCCTCCAACTGCCGACGCGTGAGGAGATGGCCGAGATCGAGGTCTCCTCGCGCCTCTATCAGGAAGACGGCGCGACCTTCATGACCGCCTTCGTGCTGGTCGGCGCCGACGATCAGGCGCCGGCGCTGCAGCCGGTCACCTTCGTCCTGGCCAAGGGCATCGTCACCACGATCCGCTATATCGAGCCCAAGGCCTTCAAGGCCTACGCCGCCCAGGCGATCCGCGACCCCGAGTTCTGCCTCAGCGGCGCCGGCGCCTTCCTGGGCCTGCTCGACGCCCTGGTCGATCGCATCGCCGACATCCTGGAGAAGACCTCCGCCGACGTGGAGGAGATCTCGCACGACATCTTCATCCCCACGCGCAAGGGCGGCTTCAAGCCGATCCTGCGCCGGCTCGGCCACAGCCAGTCGCTGGCCGCCAAGGCGCGCAGCAGCCTGGTCAGCCTGGGCCGGCTGGTCTCCTTCGCCTCCCTGTCCGGCGATGTCGCCAGCGCGCGGGACCATCGCGACCGGCTGAGAACGCTGCAGCGCGACGTGCAGTCCCTGACCGACCACTCCGCCTACCTGACGGAGAACGTGACCTTCCTGCTGGATTCGGCGACCGCCCTGATCAACACCGACCAGAACGAGATCATGAAGCTGTTCTCGGTCTGGGCCGTCGTGCTGATGCCCCCGACCCTGATCGGGTCGATCTACGGCATGAACTTCGAGCACATGCCGGAGCTGCACTGGATTCTGGGCTACCCGATGGCGCTGCTGGCGATGATCATCGCCATGGCCGTGCCGCTGTATCTGTTCCGCCGGCGAGGCTGGCTCTAG
- a CDS encoding DUF4189 domain-containing protein — MKRLLFTLAASMAALAAFSAMPDRASAQPYPCPGSGPGPDEVIVGMVPATPSQAAFPLCARKNTAPAQRGLPSVSQPQIQMMPRIPMRPLYGIHVTDAERSALYSANGFYTPTEAEQAALNHCDKQTGHKCVSIGSFADSCQVIAIGPRKQIYKGIGRTPRESARAGMAACMRDHPVADCSLWRIPLCSGLLYGEDVFHAGANNLPDNDEVDRIKVRLTAEVVAEINGRK; from the coding sequence ATGAAACGCCTGCTGTTCACCCTGGCCGCCTCGATGGCGGCTCTGGCCGCGTTCTCCGCGATGCCCGACCGGGCGTCGGCCCAGCCCTATCCCTGCCCCGGCTCCGGTCCCGGGCCGGACGAGGTGATCGTGGGGATGGTCCCGGCCACCCCGAGCCAGGCGGCCTTCCCGCTGTGCGCGCGCAAGAACACCGCGCCGGCGCAGCGCGGGCTCCCGTCGGTGTCGCAGCCGCAGATCCAGATGATGCCGCGGATTCCGATGCGGCCGCTCTACGGCATCCACGTCACCGACGCCGAACGCTCCGCCCTCTACTCCGCGAACGGCTTCTACACCCCGACCGAGGCCGAACAGGCCGCGCTGAACCACTGCGACAAGCAGACCGGCCACAAATGTGTCTCGATCGGATCCTTCGCGGACTCCTGCCAGGTGATCGCGATCGGCCCCCGCAAGCAGATCTACAAGGGGATTGGGCGAACGCCCCGCGAGTCCGCCCGGGCGGGCATGGCCGCCTGCATGCGCGATCACCCGGTCGCGGATTGCAGCCTCTGGCGCATCCCGCTGTGCAGCGGTCTCCTCTATGGCGAGGACGTGTTCCACGCCGGCGCCAACAACCTGCCCGACAATGACGAGGTGGACCGGATCAAGGTCCGGCTCACGGCCGAGGTGGTGGCCGAGATCAACGGCAGGAAGTAG
- a CDS encoding S8 family serine peptidase yields the protein MPKVLAGLLLTAFLAAPAAAQLPGVGGLPLPSTPSLPDLGRLPAAVEGAVEGAVGDARKLADLRRLRLEDLVRRNRRELDVDDRGAPIVRGRVLAVSPSPEGLEAARRAGLSVLREERMDDLGLVLVTLAVPAGQDARRAVKRLRRADPEGQYDFDHLYDGAGATAVGGSVAPAASKAGGARASSLRLGLVDTGLDAAHPALAGAQIEQRGFAPGGMKPAAHGLATASLMVGASGAFRAPAAGGTLLVADVYGAGPTGGSTEALLRGLNWLAGGRVEVVNISLVGPANGALHAAVRGLTQRGVVVVAAVGNDGPAAPPLYPASWPEVVAVTAVDGKDRVLLEAGRAAHLDFAAPGADMVAAVPGGGFAPVRGTSFASPIVAGLLAERMASGLDGRGAVEALAGQARDLGSRGADKTFGRGLVGTAHRTPPAVMRGR from the coding sequence ATGCCGAAAGTCCTGGCCGGGCTGCTGCTGACGGCCTTCCTCGCCGCGCCGGCCGCGGCGCAGTTGCCGGGCGTCGGAGGGCTGCCGCTGCCGTCGACGCCGAGCCTGCCCGACCTTGGCCGCCTGCCGGCTGCGGTGGAGGGCGCGGTGGAGGGCGCGGTCGGCGACGCGCGCAAGCTGGCCGACCTGCGCCGGCTGCGGCTGGAGGATCTGGTGCGCCGGAATCGCCGCGAGCTGGACGTCGATGATCGCGGCGCGCCCATCGTGCGCGGCCGGGTCCTGGCGGTGTCGCCGAGTCCCGAGGGGCTGGAGGCCGCTCGACGAGCCGGGCTCTCGGTGCTGCGGGAAGAGCGGATGGACGACCTGGGTCTGGTGCTGGTCACGCTGGCCGTTCCGGCGGGCCAGGACGCGCGGCGCGCCGTCAAGCGCCTGCGCCGGGCCGATCCCGAGGGGCAGTACGATTTCGACCACCTCTATGACGGCGCGGGAGCGACGGCCGTCGGCGGCTCTGTCGCGCCGGCGGCGTCGAAGGCTGGGGGCGCGCGGGCGTCCTCTCTTCGCCTGGGCCTGGTCGACACCGGCCTGGACGCCGCCCATCCCGCGTTGGCCGGCGCGCAGATCGAGCAGCGCGGCTTCGCGCCCGGCGGCATGAAGCCCGCCGCGCATGGCCTGGCCACCGCGTCGCTGATGGTCGGGGCTTCAGGCGCCTTTCGGGCGCCGGCCGCCGGCGGGACCTTGCTGGTCGCCGACGTGTACGGCGCGGGCCCGACCGGCGGCTCGACCGAGGCGCTGCTGAGGGGGCTGAACTGGCTGGCCGGCGGCCGGGTCGAGGTCGTCAACATCAGCCTCGTGGGCCCGGCCAACGGGGCCCTGCATGCGGCCGTCCGCGGACTGACCCAGCGGGGCGTGGTCGTGGTGGCCGCGGTCGGCAACGATGGTCCGGCCGCCCCGCCGCTCTATCCGGCGTCCTGGCCCGAGGTGGTGGCGGTCACGGCCGTCGATGGCAAGGACCGCGTCCTGCTGGAAGCCGGCCGCGCGGCGCACCTCGATTTCGCCGCGCCGGGCGCCGACATGGTCGCGGCCGTCCCCGGGGGCGGGTTCGCGCCGGTCCGGGGCACCTCCTTCGCCTCGCCCATCGTCGCCGGCTTGCTGGCCGAGCGCATGGCCTCCGGCCTGGACGGCCGCGGGGCTGTCGAGGCCTTGGCCGGACAAGCCCGGGACCTGGGCTCCAGGGGGGCGGACAAGACGTTCGGTCGGGGCCTGGTCGGAACGGCCCACCGCACGCCGCCGGCGGTGATGCGCGGGCGCTGA
- a CDS encoding sigma-70 family RNA polymerase sigma factor yields MDRFEDSIIGLLPRLRRFGRALARDAADADDLVQITLERALARREQWQPGSRLDSWTMRIMKNAWIDEARSRSRRRLVAVDGDAEAVADPGTASPAQRDAALAVTQAMSQLPEEQRLAVALVLVEGLSYAEAAEVLEIPAGTLTSRLVRGRVALMGLLEA; encoded by the coding sequence TTGGACCGGTTCGAGGACTCGATCATCGGATTGCTGCCCAGGTTGCGGCGTTTCGGCCGCGCCCTGGCGCGCGACGCCGCCGACGCCGACGACCTGGTCCAGATCACCCTCGAGCGGGCTCTCGCGCGGCGGGAGCAATGGCAGCCGGGCAGCCGGCTGGACAGCTGGACGATGCGGATCATGAAGAACGCCTGGATCGACGAGGCCCGGTCGCGCAGCCGCAGGCGGCTCGTCGCGGTCGACGGCGACGCCGAGGCGGTGGCCGACCCCGGGACGGCCTCCCCCGCCCAGAGGGACGCCGCCCTGGCGGTGACCCAGGCCATGAGCCAGCTTCCCGAGGAGCAGCGGCTGGCGGTCGCCCTGGTGCTGGTCGAAGGTCTGTCCTATGCCGAGGCCGCTGAAGTGCTGGAGATTCCCGCCGGCACCCTGACCAGCCGGCTGGTGCGCGGTCGGGTCGCCCTGATGGGGCTGCTGGAGGCCTGA